One genomic region from Campylobacter concisus encodes:
- a CDS encoding Crp/Fnr family transcriptional regulator — MKKSRLGLLQTQILDILTQAELDKFEYKNLPKTSIIYAEEIKIIILKSGCAKLSFFEDGEEFILYRLEANNIAVLDDNCAFEILEDAKIYSINLSKIGEILSNVNVVDEILKAALNAIIVQRQIIKSILFEDAKGRIANFLIELAKEQDLKQNGYHYIFLPFSLKVLSSFVGLKRQSASTAFNELIKDDIIRKITPHEFLIIDYEKLESYTN; from the coding sequence ATGAAAAAGTCACGTTTAGGTCTTTTGCAAACACAAATTTTAGATATCCTAACTCAAGCCGAGCTTGATAAATTTGAGTACAAAAACCTTCCAAAAACAAGCATTATCTACGCAGAAGAGATCAAAATCATCATTTTAAAAAGTGGCTGTGCAAAGCTTTCGTTTTTTGAAGATGGGGAAGAATTTATCCTTTACCGTTTGGAAGCAAACAACATTGCTGTTCTTGATGATAATTGTGCTTTTGAAATTTTAGAAGACGCAAAAATTTACTCCATAAACTTAAGCAAAATAGGTGAAATTTTATCAAATGTAAATGTTGTAGATGAAATTTTAAAAGCGGCGTTAAACGCCATCATCGTGCAACGTCAGATCATAAAATCCATACTTTTTGAAGATGCAAAAGGCAGGATTGCAAATTTTTTGATCGAGCTTGCAAAGGAGCAGGATCTAAAACAAAATGGATATCACTACATATTTTTGCCATTTTCTCTAAAGGTACTCTCAAGCTTTGTGGGGCTCAAACGCCAAAGCGCTTCAACTGCATTTAATGAGCTTATAAAAGACGACATCATAAGAAAGATCACACCACACGAGTTTTTAATAATTGATTATGAAAAACTTGAAAGTTACACAAACTAA
- the ciaB gene encoding invasion protein CiaB translates to MNDFKRLNELTKEQKNKLNAIYKNLDDDIINEAVKIGALAGTPSQKLALARRIVDLKVDPLQNELKKLNLGEDEQKRVLNLMYGYVRNLYENLHAKLLEKAKEEKILDQFNQAFVQAMHELGLSLNAWQISWQDRIIDTTNKEFEAKFKDLSQANEFITKNGLFQCDASGARADRTYGAVVKEGDKFSFLPYALAFKDEVRELKSVFTKNLEILTNLAKNDEQKSYVKYLEKLQNAFCEEDNAKVINAWQEAEIAWMDVKGALQPGHPLEYYEDAYTHAVALEWDIRLVDSEGIDELKFKEKVAKTYKSVCEKVKFDNAETNKAVSENIARTQLYISVPMIYYAAELNGLFSAQVVPNDESVSAKCGKKIFAFVNHVYEGAKAKPFMKLGAEIFSREFLDFGREILFLKPKIWKKVYEISTIGHEFGHILFIGLDTEMSMNKSGVFKFIEEYKATTGGLVNFFLHEEAEYKMAVFHELIARAVGLIAWRKVDEVRAYYCEGLIHLSLLFRAGVLKFDGKLSVDMSEQAYAKFKEICLENYYDLAQTYAKKVDASTFLEKFCQKDELSYLPKDEECKKFVEHFYARYEAIGNDVDDSGEWQRWQSLAKKVEKDI, encoded by the coding sequence ATGAACGATTTTAAAAGATTAAATGAACTCACAAAAGAGCAAAAAAATAAGTTAAATGCTATTTATAAAAATTTAGACGATGATATCATAAACGAGGCTGTTAAAATTGGTGCTCTTGCTGGCACACCAAGCCAAAAACTAGCTCTTGCAAGAAGGATAGTAGATCTTAAAGTAGATCCGCTTCAAAATGAGCTAAAAAAACTAAATCTAGGCGAAGACGAGCAAAAACGAGTGCTAAATTTAATGTATGGTTACGTTAGAAATTTATATGAAAATCTGCACGCCAAGCTTTTAGAAAAGGCCAAAGAAGAGAAAATTTTAGATCAGTTTAATCAAGCCTTTGTGCAGGCTATGCACGAGCTTGGACTTAGTCTAAATGCGTGGCAAATTTCATGGCAGGATCGTATTATCGACACTACAAACAAAGAGTTTGAGGCTAAATTTAAAGATCTAAGCCAGGCAAATGAGTTTATCACTAAAAACGGCTTATTTCAGTGCGACGCTAGTGGCGCTAGGGCTGATAGAACGTATGGCGCGGTAGTAAAAGAAGGTGATAAATTTAGCTTTTTGCCTTACGCACTTGCTTTTAAAGATGAGGTGAGAGAGCTTAAAAGCGTTTTTACTAAAAATCTTGAAATTTTAACAAATTTAGCCAAAAACGATGAGCAAAAATCTTACGTAAAATACCTCGAAAAGCTACAAAACGCCTTTTGTGAAGAGGATAATGCAAAGGTGATAAATGCTTGGCAAGAAGCCGAGATAGCGTGGATGGATGTAAAAGGCGCACTTCAGCCAGGCCATCCGCTAGAGTACTACGAGGATGCCTACACGCACGCAGTCGCGCTTGAGTGGGATATTAGGCTGGTTGATAGCGAGGGCATAGATGAGCTTAAATTTAAAGAAAAAGTGGCAAAAACTTATAAGAGCGTTTGCGAAAAGGTCAAATTTGATAACGCCGAGACAAATAAGGCAGTTAGTGAAAATATTGCTAGAACGCAGCTTTATATAAGCGTGCCGATGATCTATTACGCAGCGGAGCTAAACGGACTTTTTAGCGCTCAAGTCGTGCCAAACGATGAAAGTGTGAGTGCAAAATGTGGTAAGAAAATTTTTGCCTTTGTAAATCACGTCTATGAGGGGGCAAAAGCAAAGCCTTTTATGAAGCTTGGGGCTGAAATTTTTAGTAGGGAATTTTTGGATTTTGGTAGGGAAATTTTATTTTTAAAGCCAAAAATTTGGAAAAAAGTATATGAAATTTCAACGATCGGCCATGAGTTTGGGCACATTCTCTTTATCGGACTTGATACTGAGATGAGTATGAATAAAAGCGGTGTTTTTAAATTTATAGAAGAGTATAAGGCGACGACTGGCGGGCTAGTAAATTTTTTCTTGCACGAAGAGGCGGAGTATAAAATGGCCGTCTTTCATGAGCTAATAGCTCGTGCTGTTGGGCTTATCGCGTGGCGAAAGGTCGATGAGGTGAGGGCTTATTACTGCGAGGGACTCATACATCTTAGCTTGCTTTTTAGGGCTGGCGTGCTTAAATTTGACGGCAAGCTAAGCGTGGATATGAGCGAGCAAGCTTACGCTAAATTTAAAGAAATTTGCTTAGAAAACTACTACGATCTAGCGCAAACATACGCTAAAAAAGTTGATGCGAGCACGTTTTTGGAGAAATTTTGCCAAAAAGATGAACTAAGCTATCTACCAAAAGATGAAGAGTGCAAGAAATTTGTTGAGCATTTTTACGCTAGATACGAAGCTATCGGCAACGACGTCGATGATAGTGGCGAGTGGCAAAGATGGCAAAGTTTAGCCAAAAAGGTAGAGAAAGATATATAA
- a CDS encoding acyl-CoA thioesterase: MDILKDFGEPRIKQVMLPKDTNSAGNIFGGWIMSQIDLAGAQAAREISPERVVTISMKEIIFKQPVFVGDVLSCYAKIIAVGKTSITTQIEVTALRLNDGGFRETIHVTSAIATYVSVTKDGHKKLIDENLKKLHGF; encoded by the coding sequence ATGGATATTTTAAAGGATTTTGGTGAGCCACGCATAAAACAAGTTATGTTGCCAAAGGACACAAACTCAGCTGGAAATATTTTTGGTGGCTGGATAATGAGTCAGATCGACCTTGCAGGTGCACAAGCTGCAAGAGAAATTTCTCCTGAACGCGTTGTGACGATTTCTATGAAAGAGATCATTTTCAAGCAACCTGTCTTTGTTGGCGATGTGCTAAGCTGCTACGCAAAGATCATCGCAGTTGGCAAAACATCGATAACAACACAGATAGAAGTAACTGCGCTGAGGCTAAATGACGGTGGTTTTAGAGAGACTATACATGTCACAAGCGCCATCGCGACCTACGTCAGTGTAACAAAAGATGGACATAAAAAACTTATAGATGAAAATCTAAAAAAACTTCATGGTTTTTAA
- a CDS encoding formate hydrogenlyase maturation HycH family protein, whose protein sequence is MIQVYKLTKRHMDDNDKLPRELKEIKIFSTCVGHGVGTIDFSEKILELSDEEFDEMIKNSGEYVKFKIGNLSKYFEVEIFAEHIAKLLPQLCECKLKEILANLKEGYVVLRKDF, encoded by the coding sequence ATGATACAAGTTTATAAGCTTACAAAAAGGCATATGGACGACAACGATAAGCTTCCACGCGAGCTAAAGGAGATAAAAATTTTCTCCACTTGCGTAGGACATGGCGTTGGCACGATTGATTTTAGCGAGAAAATTTTAGAGCTAAGCGATGAGGAATTTGACGAGATGATCAAAAACTCAGGCGAATACGTGAAATTTAAAATCGGAAATTTAAGCAAATATTTTGAAGTTGAAATTTTTGCCGAGCATATTGCTAAACTCTTGCCGCAGCTTTGTGAGTGTAAGCTTAAAGAAATTTTGGCAAATTTAAAAGAGGGATATGTCGTGCTTAGGAAGGATTTTTGA
- the dut gene encoding dUTPase produces MNERTIILEMLKMQQSLNDETNGLGWENGYTNKNKLISWRRCIYMECAELIDSFAWKHWKSIDAKTDEQNLRIEVVDIWHFIMSLALQIYKSKQLGDIETLADDICQSSGFSEFCKEPLKIEDESIYEIMNDVEMLIHECSGFDYDIFDILKIYFSMSLKCGVNLYSLYECYIAKNVLNRFRQNNGYKEGSYKKNWNGREDNEVMSEILSNGVSKIGEIYAALELEYKKVK; encoded by the coding sequence ATGAATGAAAGAACGATTATTTTAGAGATGTTAAAGATGCAGCAGAGCCTAAATGACGAGACAAATGGGCTTGGCTGGGAAAATGGTTATACTAATAAAAATAAACTAATCAGCTGGAGGCGTTGCATTTATATGGAGTGCGCTGAGCTTATAGATAGCTTTGCTTGGAAGCACTGGAAGAGCATCGATGCTAAGACTGATGAGCAAAATTTACGCATAGAAGTTGTTGATATCTGGCACTTTATAATGAGTCTGGCTTTGCAAATTTATAAATCAAAACAGCTTGGAGACATAGAAACTTTAGCTGATGATATTTGTCAATCAAGCGGTTTTAGTGAGTTTTGTAAAGAGCCACTAAAGATCGAAGACGAGAGCATTTATGAGATAATGAATGACGTTGAAATGCTCATACATGAGTGCAGCGGGTTTGACTACGATATATTTGATATTTTAAAAATTTACTTCTCTATGTCTTTAAAATGTGGCGTAAATTTATACTCACTTTATGAGTGCTACATCGCTAAAAATGTGCTAAATCGCTTCCGTCAAAATAATGGCTACAAAGAAGGCAGCTATAAGAAAAATTGGAACGGACGCGAAGATAATGAAGTGATGAGTGAAATTTTGTCAAATGGCGTTAGTAAGATAGGTGAAATTTACGCCGCACTTGAGCTTGAATATAAAAAGGTGAAATGA
- a CDS encoding formate/nitrite transporter family protein — translation MLNPAETAQAVSSSMEHKAHMPLTSIIFLAIMAGAAIAMGDIFWAHSTVGMAENQSIGLSNFIGGITFSCGLMMVVFYGGHLFTSSVLSGVSAYEGKLKLGKTIGYWAIVWIFNFVGGALIAYMYYYSGLPLKYDGYILQHFIPAGIGKITAPFHELFIRGIFCNVFVCMSIWTATSESNLSGKFFAIMWMIGAFVACSMEHCVANMFIITEAIISKAHYIAANGGDIAAAATALGHGITAEKLEVLNWGNFIGKNLVPVTLGNICGGLFFVGLVGFMANKFDMKKKA, via the coding sequence ATGTTAAATCCAGCAGAAACCGCTCAAGCGGTCTCAAGCTCTATGGAGCATAAGGCTCATATGCCGCTTACTAGTATTATCTTCCTTGCTATCATGGCTGGAGCTGCTATTGCTATGGGTGATATTTTCTGGGCTCACTCAACAGTTGGTATGGCTGAAAATCAGTCTATTGGACTTTCAAATTTTATTGGCGGTATCACATTTAGCTGTGGTCTTATGATGGTTGTCTTTTATGGCGGACATCTTTTTACAAGCTCTGTTTTAAGTGGTGTTAGCGCATATGAAGGAAAGCTAAAACTAGGTAAGACTATCGGATACTGGGCTATCGTTTGGATATTTAACTTCGTTGGTGGCGCATTGATTGCGTATATGTACTACTACTCAGGCTTGCCACTAAAGTATGATGGCTACATCTTGCAGCACTTTATACCAGCTGGTATTGGCAAGATCACAGCACCATTTCATGAGCTATTTATCCGCGGAATTTTTTGTAATGTCTTTGTTTGTATGTCTATTTGGACTGCGACAAGCGAGAGCAATCTATCTGGTAAATTCTTTGCCATTATGTGGATGATCGGCGCATTTGTGGCTTGCTCTATGGAGCACTGCGTGGCAAATATGTTCATAATCACTGAAGCCATCATCTCAAAAGCTCACTATATAGCGGCAAACGGCGGAGATATCGCTGCTGCGGCTACGGCTCTAGGACATGGCATTACGGCTGAAAAACTAGAAGTTTTAAACTGGGGAAATTTCATCGGTAAAAACTTAGTTCCAGTTACACTTGGTAATATCTGTGGCGGACTTTTCTTTGTTGGTTTAGTTGGCTTTATGGCTAATAAATTTGATATGAAGAAAAAAGCTTAA
- a CDS encoding EAL domain-containing protein: MISKISNENQVSFVFMLILFCVYVVSYFIASGFYEDIITTLFDFMITLFIFLKLKETRNLKTYWIYILIGLTCWVASDTMWMLYDKVDFLKQFLSKVNFIQISYVVSYFMFAFSAFYILIKNLKNLFLMQVFVDSVSISAIYFSFMWFMIFNRNLTQVLSQKDFFNLSYIAIDLFMFCSSFIAFFSLKFSKRRLSILLCLIALIAISTYDIFTTTMDFWIDEISFFGYDIVFKSSFFMLFVATLHLREGEANLKFRALRNDFDKILIQKLFVFAAFLTIMILYSWKINLTWLFSILVTLLAYGALSYTFSNVRKMDILIKREIHIKKVLNNQIESKVKELEETNRHLQRISKYDYLTNALNRQYFIARLEEMIKSKALGEKIDIYSIDINHFKAINDSYGHYIGDDVIAKFASNIESILPPNDSLFARSGGDDFIVVVKQNENVHCREFLHYLLKSISEPIVIDDYKIVLDAKIGISSTQTSEILADDFIMQSEAALEAAKKDASEKYVFYSDIKSIIQDRNYIEILLNSISFDEEFELKFQPQYLIEGKKIVGAEALVRWNSPIKGSVDQSKFIPIAEQSSIINAIGKWVAKNAIKQMAFWNEKYNTNLKIGINISPKQIDNINFASKFLSYIDRYGIDPSCVDVEITEASLVNAEEMMQSALSELSNRGICISIDDFGTGFSSMSYIKKYPMSRLKIAKELIDNIAKNDIDKDVVKSVIALAKNVELKTIAEGVEDETQLEILRELGCDEVQGYLWGKPMSAEDFEKLIISAI; encoded by the coding sequence ATGATAAGTAAAATAAGCAACGAAAATCAAGTATCTTTTGTATTTATGTTGATACTTTTTTGTGTATATGTTGTTAGTTATTTTATTGCTAGTGGTTTTTATGAAGACATAATTACTACTCTATTTGATTTTATGATCACATTATTTATCTTTTTAAAGCTAAAAGAGACAAGAAATTTAAAAACATATTGGATATATATATTAATAGGCCTTACTTGTTGGGTAGCATCAGACACTATGTGGATGCTATATGATAAGGTTGATTTTCTTAAACAATTTCTTTCTAAAGTCAATTTTATACAAATTTCATACGTAGTCTCATATTTTATGTTTGCATTTTCTGCTTTTTACATTTTGATCAAAAATTTGAAAAATTTATTTTTAATGCAAGTGTTTGTGGACTCAGTTTCTATTTCTGCAATATATTTTAGTTTTATGTGGTTTATGATTTTTAATAGAAATTTAACTCAAGTTTTAAGCCAAAAAGATTTTTTTAATCTAAGTTACATCGCCATAGATTTATTTATGTTTTGTAGTTCATTTATTGCATTTTTTTCACTTAAATTTTCAAAAAGAAGACTATCTATACTTTTATGCTTGATAGCGCTTATTGCAATAAGCACTTATGATATTTTTACCACTACAATGGATTTTTGGATAGATGAAATATCCTTTTTTGGATACGACATTGTATTTAAGAGTTCATTTTTTATGTTGTTTGTTGCTACGCTTCATTTAAGAGAGGGTGAGGCAAATCTAAAATTTAGGGCGCTCAGAAATGATTTTGATAAAATTTTAATACAAAAGCTATTTGTTTTCGCTGCATTTTTGACGATTATGATCTTGTACTCTTGGAAGATAAATTTGACATGGTTATTTTCTATTTTAGTTACTTTGCTTGCATACGGGGCATTATCTTATACATTTTCTAACGTTAGAAAGATGGATATTTTAATTAAACGTGAAATACATATCAAAAAAGTATTAAATAATCAGATAGAAAGTAAAGTAAAAGAGCTTGAAGAGACAAATAGGCACCTACAAAGGATCAGTAAATATGATTATTTGACAAATGCTCTAAATCGCCAGTATTTTATTGCAAGGCTTGAAGAGATGATAAAGTCAAAGGCACTTGGCGAAAAGATAGATATTTATAGTATTGACATAAACCATTTTAAAGCGATAAATGACTCGTATGGGCATTATATCGGCGATGATGTAATAGCAAAGTTCGCTTCAAATATTGAGTCAATATTGCCACCAAACGATTCCTTATTTGCAAGGTCTGGTGGAGATGACTTCATCGTTGTTGTCAAGCAAAATGAAAATGTACATTGCAGAGAATTTTTGCATTATCTACTAAAATCTATTTCAGAGCCAATAGTTATAGATGATTATAAAATTGTACTTGATGCGAAAATAGGGATTAGCTCGACACAAACTAGTGAAATTTTGGCTGATGATTTTATCATGCAATCAGAAGCAGCACTAGAAGCAGCAAAGAAAGATGCATCTGAAAAGTATGTTTTTTATAGTGATATAAAAAGCATTATTCAGGATAGAAACTACATAGAAATATTGCTAAATAGCATAAGCTTTGATGAAGAATTTGAGCTAAAATTTCAGCCCCAGTATCTAATAGAAGGTAAAAAAATAGTAGGAGCAGAGGCTCTTGTTAGGTGGAACTCTCCTATAAAAGGTTCGGTAGATCAATCAAAATTTATCCCAATAGCTGAACAAAGTTCTATTATCAATGCGATAGGAAAATGGGTGGCAAAAAATGCTATAAAACAAATGGCCTTTTGGAATGAGAAATATAATACAAACCTAAAAATAGGCATAAATATCTCACCAAAACAGATTGATAATATAAATTTTGCATCTAAATTTTTAAGCTATATAGATAGATACGGCATCGATCCATCTTGTGTAGATGTTGAGATCACTGAGGCTAGCCTTGTAAATGCCGAAGAGATGATGCAAAGTGCGTTATCTGAGCTTTCAAATAGAGGAATTTGTATCTCAATAGATGATTTTGGCACAGGCTTTTCATCGATGAGTTACATCAAAAAATATCCTATGAGTCGCCTAAAGATCGCTAAAGAGCTGATAGATAATATTGCTAAAAATGATATAGATAAAGACGTGGTAAAAAGCGTTATAGCTTTGGCTAAAAATGTGGAGCTAAAGACTATTGCTGAAGGCGTCGAAGATGAAACCCAGCTTGAAATTTTAAGAGAGCTTGGATGCGATGAGGTGCAAGGGTATCTTTGGGGCAAGCCAATGAGTGCAGAGGATTTTGAAAAGCTTATAATAAGCGCTATTTAA
- a CDS encoding hydrogenase 3 maturation endopeptidase HyCI, whose amino-acid sequence MKKAILCIGNPMRGDDDVGNEVGRIVEHELKEWKVFFGQDVPENEFSAIREFAPDILIVVDAMSGFDEDKIEFFDLSDDRDYIYSTHNLPTPVLLSYLRKICPKTLFLGISVLLENVLNFEEGLSEQAKKSARKAFLRIVEIDKNLVG is encoded by the coding sequence ATGAAAAAGGCCATCCTTTGCATCGGTAATCCTATGCGTGGCGATGATGATGTGGGTAATGAAGTAGGCCGCATCGTGGAGCACGAGCTAAAAGAGTGGAAGGTCTTTTTTGGGCAAGATGTGCCTGAGAATGAATTCTCGGCCATTAGAGAGTTTGCACCTGATATCTTGATAGTGGTTGATGCGATGAGTGGCTTTGATGAGGATAAGATAGAGTTTTTTGACCTAAGTGACGATAGAGACTACATCTACTCAACTCACAATCTACCAACTCCAGTACTTTTAAGCTATTTGCGTAAAATTTGCCCAAAGACGCTTTTTCTTGGCATTAGCGTCTTGCTCGAAAATGTCTTAAATTTCGAGGAAGGACTAAGTGAGCAGGCTAAAAAAAGTGCCAGAAAAGCTTTTTTAAGAATTGTAGAGATTGATAAAAATTTAGTCGGTTAA
- a CDS encoding EI24 domain-containing protein: protein MINLLRLGFKDFFTAKFIALSILPLLLSIVCLAWLSIWGGGEIFDLLSDSAKNENFAFLEPNSALSFIAIKILSFSATKWIVSILFYILSTFLTIIISIVIALVVASFLTPVVTKEINKRHYNHVFKSEASTARVLKVMMIEIMKFLVILLVCLPLLFVPVLNFFIINVPFFYIYYKLLLIDVGSNTLDSDKFELALLEGGGIKFIAFTLLFYLISLVPLVGLFFQLYFVIVLSHLFFEKEALIKI, encoded by the coding sequence ATGATAAACCTTCTTCGCCTTGGTTTTAAAGACTTTTTTACAGCCAAATTTATAGCGCTATCCATCTTGCCGCTTCTCCTTAGCATCGTCTGCCTAGCTTGGCTTAGCATCTGGGGCGGCGGTGAGATATTTGACCTTTTAAGTGATAGCGCTAAAAACGAAAATTTTGCCTTTTTAGAGCCAAACTCGGCGCTCTCTTTTATCGCTATTAAAATTTTAAGCTTTAGCGCCACAAAATGGATAGTTAGCATACTTTTTTATATTTTGAGCACCTTTTTAACGATCATCATTAGCATCGTGATCGCTCTAGTCGTAGCTAGCTTTTTAACTCCAGTTGTTACTAAAGAGATAAACAAAAGGCACTACAACCACGTGTTTAAAAGCGAGGCTAGCACGGCTAGAGTGCTAAAGGTGATGATGATTGAGATCATGAAATTTCTTGTGATATTGCTCGTTTGCCTACCTCTTTTATTTGTACCAGTCTTAAATTTTTTCATCATCAACGTGCCATTTTTTTATATCTATTACAAACTTTTACTGATAGACGTTGGCTCAAACACTCTTGATAGTGATAAATTTGAGCTAGCACTGCTTGAAGGTGGCGGGATAAAATTTATAGCTTTTACGCTTTTGTTTTATCTCATCTCGCTTGTGCCACTTGTGGGACTATTTTTTCAGCTTTATTTCGTGATAGTCTTGTCGCACCTCTTTTTTGAGAAAGAAGCACTTATAAAAATTTAG
- a CDS encoding EAL domain-containing protein gives MDKVKTKITHWLAICFGVFLWSICDALMVLNQDILLRAHSSYAYLDVFFMLPMISILAGVSIFLYSKFAASQEKLAIIMDSISVFFLIVILIYGIFDEVDILSMINNRSNIVFLSIVAINFLILFITLSEIFTSSLLHIKISGFYLISASILFTMLNLFIFYSQISNVNFGHKIDFLYIVPFFFLMIGAFHLKAQNEYVTNTDKDISIGSKWLPIIIVLPLLLQEDLTSFSALISLFILVVNAIVNYYVKSSIASRKILDYERNLHREMEKSMHERTNELMLANLRLQDMSEKDYLTDLGNRNFIVNELERMCKSISEDEEIAVYYINLSRFKSINTSYGHEIGDRILKLVAKRILEVCNRQEAIARISADEFIVLAKMEVNSHTKRVNLGIALKDAIEKPIQIDRYHFGLKCIIGIDVATKNSTANPRNIIKNADMAMYYAKKNPALNPMVYSDKISNEMHLSSSIEIALKKANLQEDLHVYFQPIFDLKIEKMIYAEIFLYWKSEKFGLMEASKFMKEVNVNSDILNDICSLLVSKTIEYVDRWQKEKLLIPKISINVAQIQSKSEKFVLDFISSLRSYHISPELFEIEFGEEIWTNNTKTLDKIFSILKENNIDVCIDNFGSGYTSFIYIRKYGVKRIKIASEFVAQASNSKIDAQIVSAIIDLAKAMKIKVGAKGVEKEEDIHFLKELDCNEVQGLFLSRPMSAEEFEDLVRQDPQMIAKV, from the coding sequence ATGGATAAAGTAAAAACCAAAATAACGCATTGGCTTGCAATATGTTTTGGTGTTTTTTTATGGTCTATTTGCGATGCATTAATGGTGTTAAATCAAGATATACTATTGCGGGCTCATAGTTCTTATGCATATCTTGATGTGTTTTTTATGTTGCCGATGATATCTATTTTAGCTGGCGTTAGTATATTTTTGTATTCAAAATTTGCAGCCAGTCAAGAGAAATTAGCCATCATTATGGATAGCATAAGTGTCTTTTTTTTAATAGTAATTTTAATATATGGTATTTTTGATGAAGTAGATATCTTATCGATGATAAATAATAGATCAAATATCGTTTTTCTCTCTATTGTAGCCATAAATTTTCTTATACTTTTTATCACTTTAAGTGAGATTTTTACAAGCAGCTTGCTTCATATAAAAATTAGTGGCTTTTACCTTATATCAGCTAGCATTTTATTTACGATGCTAAATTTATTTATTTTCTATAGTCAGATCTCAAATGTAAATTTTGGCCATAAAATAGATTTTTTATATATCGTTCCATTCTTTTTCTTGATGATAGGAGCTTTTCATTTAAAAGCCCAAAACGAATATGTTACAAATACCGATAAAGATATCTCAATAGGATCAAAATGGCTACCAATAATAATAGTTTTACCTTTGCTATTACAAGAAGATCTAACATCTTTTAGCGCACTTATCTCACTATTTATCTTGGTTGTAAACGCTATTGTTAATTACTACGTTAAAAGCTCTATCGCAAGTAGAAAAATATTAGATTATGAGAGAAATCTTCATAGAGAGATGGAAAAGTCGATGCATGAGCGAACCAATGAACTTATGCTCGCAAATTTAAGACTTCAAGATATGTCTGAGAAAGACTATCTAACAGATCTTGGCAATAGAAATTTTATAGTAAATGAGCTTGAAAGAATGTGCAAAAGCATCTCTGAAGATGAGGAAATCGCGGTTTATTATATAAATTTAAGCCGTTTTAAAAGCATAAATACATCTTACGGGCACGAAATAGGCGATAGAATTTTAAAATTAGTTGCAAAAAGGATACTTGAAGTTTGCAATAGACAAGAGGCCATAGCAAGGATTAGTGCGGACGAATTTATCGTATTAGCAAAAATGGAGGTAAATAGTCATACAAAACGCGTAAATCTTGGTATTGCCTTAAAAGATGCTATTGAAAAACCAATTCAAATAGATAGATATCACTTTGGGCTTAAGTGCATAATAGGCATAGACGTAGCAACAAAAAATAGCACGGCAAATCCAAGAAATATTATAAAAAATGCAGATATGGCAATGTATTACGCCAAGAAAAATCCAGCTTTAAATCCTATGGTTTATAGCGATAAAATTAGCAATGAAATGCACTTAAGCTCAAGTATCGAGATCGCGCTTAAAAAAGCTAATTTGCAAGAAGACCTTCATGTGTATTTTCAACCAATATTTGATCTAAAAATCGAAAAAATGATCTACGCGGAGATTTTTTTATATTGGAAATCAGAAAAATTTGGCTTGATGGAAGCAAGCAAATTTATGAAAGAGGTAAATGTAAATAGCGATATTTTAAACGATATTTGCTCGCTTTTAGTTTCAAAGACCATAGAGTATGTAGATAGATGGCAAAAAGAAAAACTCTTGATACCAAAAATAAGTATAAATGTTGCACAGATTCAAAGTAAATCAGAAAAATTTGTTTTAGATTTTATTTCTAGCTTACGCTCGTATCATATAAGCCCGGAGCTTTTTGAAATAGAATTTGGCGAAGAAATATGGACAAATAATACTAAGACGCTCGATAAAATTTTTTCTATTCTTAAAGAAAATAATATAGATGTTTGTATAGATAATTTTGGCTCTGGATATACTTCATTTATTTATATTAGAAAGTACGGTGTTAAGCGTATAAAAATAGCAAGTGAATTTGTTGCTCAAGCATCAAATAGCAAAATAGATGCACAAATCGTATCTGCAATTATTGATTTAGCAAAGGCAATGAAGATAAAAGTTGGCGCAAAAGGCGTAGAAAAAGAAGAAGATATTCATTTCTTAAAAGAGCTTGATTGTAATGAAGTGCAAGGACTTTTCCTATCTCGTCCTATGAGTGCAGAAGAATTTGAAGACCTTGTAAGACAAGATCCTCAAATGATAGCTAAAGTTTAA